Proteins encoded in a region of the Pseudomonas viciae genome:
- a CDS encoding YbhB/YbcL family Raf kinase inhibitor-like protein, translating into MTRLNSLTPWLAAVALMLCAQGAVQAEERFTLSIPGVSDDRLFTAAAASDANTCGGKNISPALSWNAGPPGTLSYAIVMLDPDGQRGQGVDHWVHYGIKATTRQIPTGAGTKPTLEGMSGINSKNTRGYIGPCPPIGDSAHHYLIQLFALDLPPEALPAGLTRAQLMEKINGHVLRNSSVVRRYHR; encoded by the coding sequence ATGACCCGATTGAACTCTCTTACCCCCTGGCTGGCGGCCGTCGCCCTGATGCTATGCGCGCAAGGGGCTGTCCAGGCCGAGGAGCGTTTCACCCTCAGCATTCCCGGCGTGTCGGACGACCGCCTCTTCACCGCAGCGGCGGCCAGTGACGCCAACACGTGTGGTGGCAAGAACATTTCCCCGGCCCTGAGTTGGAACGCCGGCCCGCCCGGCACCCTCAGCTACGCCATTGTCATGTTGGACCCGGACGGCCAAAGGGGTCAGGGCGTCGATCACTGGGTCCATTACGGTATCAAGGCCACCACACGGCAGATTCCGACGGGTGCAGGTACCAAGCCGACGCTGGAAGGCATGAGCGGTATCAACAGCAAGAACACGCGCGGCTATATCGGCCCTTGCCCGCCCATTGGCGACAGCGCGCATCATTACCTGATTCAGCTCTTCGCCTTGGACCTGCCTCCTGAAGCGTTGCCCGCCGGCCTTACGCGCGCCCAGTTGATGGAAAAGATCAACGGCCACGTGCTGCGCAACAGCAGCGTCGTGCGGCGCTACCACCGCTAA
- the pgaC gene encoding poly-beta-1,6-N-acetyl-D-glucosamine synthase translates to MFDRLLALLVLAIVLGVPLGLIFLVTGQFLMDFVFFYPLFMSGLWIAGGLYFWLHWERHWPWKDDTLPPPLAGEPLISILIPCFNEGDNVADTIHAALGQHYPNIEVIAINDGSKDNTAQMLDQLAAEDPRLRVLHLAENQGKAVALRMGAIAARSEYLVCIDGDALLAPNTCAYLVAPMLDNARLGAVTGNPRIRTRSTLVGRVQVGEFSSIIGLIKRTQRVFGRIFTVSGVIVAFRRTALHRVGYWSPDMITEDIDISWKLQLDHWSIFYEPRALCWILMPETLRGLWRQRLRWAQGGAEVLFKNIRGIWQYRHRYLWPLLFEYCLSTGWAFTFLLSVIFWGAGKFVEMPAAIAVDHLMPPAFTGLLLAVVCLLQFAVSILIDRRYEKGLWHIMFWVVWYPLVFWLISLFTTLVSFPKVLFGQHQQRARWVSPDRGIKPLDDEEEEVIR, encoded by the coding sequence ATGTTCGACAGACTGCTCGCCCTGCTGGTGCTGGCGATTGTCCTTGGCGTGCCCCTGGGCCTGATCTTCCTGGTCACTGGGCAATTCCTGATGGACTTCGTGTTCTTTTACCCGCTGTTCATGTCCGGGCTGTGGATCGCTGGCGGCCTGTATTTCTGGCTGCACTGGGAGCGCCATTGGCCGTGGAAGGACGACACCCTGCCGCCGCCCTTGGCCGGCGAGCCGCTGATCAGCATCCTGATTCCGTGCTTCAACGAGGGCGACAACGTCGCCGACACCATTCACGCGGCGCTGGGCCAGCATTACCCGAACATCGAAGTCATCGCCATCAACGACGGCTCAAAAGACAACACCGCCCAGATGCTCGACCAACTGGCGGCTGAAGACCCGCGCCTGCGCGTGCTGCACCTGGCGGAAAACCAGGGCAAGGCCGTGGCCCTGCGCATGGGGGCCATCGCGGCGCGCAGTGAATACCTGGTGTGCATCGATGGTGACGCGTTGCTGGCGCCCAATACCTGCGCCTACCTGGTAGCTCCGATGCTCGATAACGCCCGCCTTGGCGCGGTAACCGGCAACCCGCGCATCCGCACCCGTTCTACCCTGGTGGGCCGGGTCCAGGTCGGCGAGTTCTCCTCGATCATCGGCCTGATCAAGCGCACCCAGCGGGTCTTCGGGCGGATCTTCACCGTTTCCGGGGTGATCGTCGCGTTCCGTCGTACCGCCCTGCACCGGGTCGGCTACTGGAGCCCGGACATGATCACCGAAGACATCGACATCAGTTGGAAGCTGCAACTGGACCACTGGAGCATCTTCTACGAACCCCGCGCACTGTGCTGGATCCTCATGCCCGAAACCCTGCGCGGCCTGTGGCGGCAACGGCTGCGCTGGGCCCAGGGCGGCGCCGAGGTGCTGTTCAAGAATATCCGTGGCATCTGGCAATACCGCCACCGCTACTTGTGGCCGTTACTGTTCGAATATTGCCTGTCCACCGGTTGGGCGTTCACGTTCCTGCTGTCGGTGATTTTCTGGGGCGCTGGCAAATTCGTGGAAATGCCGGCGGCCATCGCGGTCGACCACCTCATGCCGCCGGCCTTCACCGGGTTGTTGCTGGCGGTGGTGTGCCTGCTGCAGTTCGCGGTGAGCATCCTGATTGATCGCCGCTACGAAAAAGGCCTGTGGCACATCATGTTCTGGGTGGTCTGGTACCCGTTGGTGTTCTGGTTGATCAGCCTGTTCACCACCCTGGTGAGCTTTCCAAAGGTGCTGTTCGGCCAGCACCAGCAGCGTGCGCGTTGGGTCAGCCCGGATCGCGGCATCAAACCGTTAGACGATGAAGAAGAGGAAGTGATCCGATGA
- the pgaA gene encoding poly-beta-1,6 N-acetyl-D-glucosamine export porin PgaA: protein MPRTVGPFVQRGLRPLFRVALCSQLCWPMLAFADTAYDQMVIDARAGHYTPALTALRQVPAGQASAAQISDHLQIASWAGLDAEVVQVYETQGRYRDLPVQALSATARAYRNLKRWDAATELYRQALAIDPRNPDLQLGLILTQADAGKPDEAVSRAKALVAAKPDDPMRRLALGYALTCANSPHEALFEYDQAFTRAGNKPEVAREYVIALQRAQLPEPALRLARLQPGLIDPGMRRRLEGDVAAERVRLTDMASRSETERFIIADRALADYDKLLATWSPVTEAHDDVLRWRIDRLGALNARARRAEVIAEYQKLIAEGVSIPTYALRWVASSYLEQREPEIAVDLYRRVLTAPDADPADRFEDSTALYYALLESEKSEEARVLAEDLAKAQPPRVELKGLPIGNPNDEWMDAQQLAAQAGTYGADLPSAEARLDTLVNQGPGNIGLRLAQADLYQARDWPRRSESLLKEVEATTPRDRGLEVAQARAAMDLQEWRQMDALVDDVVARYPENAHVKRLQRQREVHDMAELRIEAYTGKSYGGGSGDAGAVTGSRDFGIETLLYSPPINEDWRLFGGAGYATGDFEEGTGHHRWQRLGVERRTRDMTLEAEVSNHSYGSGDKQGARLAVARDINDHWQYGGSLDYLSAETPLRALNSGIRANGGSGFVRWRANESREWRLAVSPSHFSDGNNRLEAVVTGREGIYSAPRLQVELGLEVATSRNSGSNEVPYFNPKSDFTVMPTVNANHVLYRRYETTWSQQFQVGAGTYSQRDHSTGAMGLLGYGQRFIWNDVLEAGAALSWLNRPYDGDRESDLRLLVDLTYRF, encoded by the coding sequence ATGCCGCGTACTGTGGGTCCTTTTGTTCAACGTGGTTTGCGCCCGTTGTTTCGCGTCGCGCTGTGCAGCCAATTGTGTTGGCCGATGCTGGCGTTTGCCGATACTGCCTATGACCAAATGGTGATCGACGCCCGTGCAGGCCATTACACGCCTGCGCTGACCGCGTTGCGCCAGGTGCCGGCCGGCCAGGCCAGTGCCGCGCAGATCAGCGACCATCTGCAGATCGCCAGTTGGGCGGGGCTCGATGCCGAAGTCGTGCAAGTCTATGAGACCCAGGGGCGCTATCGCGACTTGCCGGTTCAGGCGCTGAGCGCAACGGCTCGCGCCTATCGCAACCTCAAGCGTTGGGATGCGGCTACCGAGCTGTATCGCCAGGCGCTGGCAATCGACCCTCGCAATCCCGACCTGCAACTTGGCTTGATCTTGACCCAGGCGGATGCCGGCAAGCCCGATGAAGCCGTCAGCCGCGCCAAGGCCTTGGTCGCCGCCAAGCCTGACGATCCAATGCGCCGACTCGCCTTGGGCTACGCCCTGACCTGTGCGAACAGCCCCCACGAGGCGCTGTTCGAGTACGACCAGGCTTTCACCCGCGCCGGCAACAAACCCGAGGTCGCGCGGGAATATGTCATCGCCCTGCAACGTGCCCAATTGCCGGAGCCGGCCCTGCGCCTGGCGCGTCTACAGCCGGGGCTGATTGACCCTGGAATGCGTCGGCGGCTGGAAGGCGACGTGGCGGCCGAACGGGTACGCCTGACGGATATGGCGAGCCGCAGCGAAACGGAGCGCTTCATCATTGCAGACCGCGCCTTGGCCGATTACGACAAGCTACTCGCCACCTGGAGCCCAGTGACTGAGGCCCATGATGACGTGCTCCGTTGGCGCATCGATCGCCTGGGTGCCCTCAACGCTCGCGCCCGCCGTGCTGAAGTGATTGCCGAGTACCAGAAGCTGATCGCCGAGGGCGTAAGCATTCCAACTTATGCCCTGCGCTGGGTGGCCTCTTCCTACTTGGAACAGCGGGAACCGGAGATCGCTGTCGATCTGTACCGCCGGGTATTGACGGCGCCCGATGCCGATCCTGCGGACCGCTTCGAAGACAGCACGGCGCTCTACTACGCGCTGCTGGAAAGTGAAAAATCCGAAGAGGCCCGTGTGCTGGCCGAAGACCTGGCAAAAGCCCAGCCACCACGCGTCGAGCTCAAGGGCCTGCCGATCGGCAACCCCAACGACGAGTGGATGGACGCCCAACAACTCGCCGCCCAGGCCGGTACATACGGCGCCGACCTGCCTTCCGCCGAAGCGCGCCTGGACACCCTGGTCAATCAAGGCCCTGGCAACATCGGCCTGCGCCTGGCCCAGGCCGATCTGTACCAGGCCCGTGACTGGCCGCGTCGTTCGGAAAGCCTGCTCAAGGAAGTCGAAGCCACGACGCCGCGCGACCGTGGCCTGGAAGTCGCCCAAGCCCGTGCCGCCATGGATTTGCAGGAGTGGCGGCAGATGGATGCTCTGGTCGATGACGTGGTCGCCCGCTACCCGGAAAACGCCCATGTCAAACGCCTGCAACGCCAGCGCGAAGTGCATGACATGGCCGAACTGCGCATCGAAGCCTATACCGGCAAGAGCTACGGCGGCGGCAGCGGTGACGCTGGCGCGGTCACTGGCAGTCGGGATTTTGGCATCGAAACGCTGCTCTACAGCCCACCCATTAACGAAGACTGGCGACTGTTCGGCGGCGCTGGCTACGCCACTGGCGATTTCGAGGAAGGCACCGGTCATCACCGTTGGCAGCGCCTTGGTGTCGAGCGCCGCACCCGTGACATGACTCTGGAAGCCGAGGTCTCCAACCACTCGTATGGTTCCGGTGACAAACAGGGCGCGCGCCTGGCCGTGGCCCGAGACATTAATGACCACTGGCAATACGGCGGTAGCCTGGATTACCTCTCGGCCGAAACCCCGTTGCGGGCGCTCAACAGCGGCATCCGTGCCAATGGCGGCAGCGGTTTTGTTCGCTGGCGTGCCAATGAAAGTCGCGAGTGGCGACTGGCTGTCAGCCCGTCCCATTTCAGCGATGGCAACAATCGTCTCGAGGCCGTGGTTACCGGTCGCGAGGGCATCTACAGCGCTCCGCGCCTGCAAGTGGAGTTGGGCCTGGAAGTGGCGACCAGCCGTAACAGCGGTTCCAACGAAGTGCCTTACTTCAATCCCAAGTCGGACTTCACCGTCATGCCGACCGTGAACGCCAACCACGTGTTGTACCGCCGCTACGAAACCACCTGGAGCCAGCAGTTCCAAGTGGGGGCCGGTACCTACAGCCAGCGCGACCACAGTACCGGCGCCATGGGTTTGCTCGGCTACGGCCAGCGTTTCATCTGGAACGACGTGCTGGAGGCAGGCGCCGCACTGAGCTGGCTCAACCGCCCTTACGACGGCGACCGCGAAAGCGACCTGCGCCTGCTTGTCGACCTCACTTACCGCTTCTAG
- the pgaD gene encoding poly-beta-1,6-N-acetyl-D-glucosamine biosynthesis protein PgaD, which yields MKIIRTRQRPFLVVIDVLFTVLAWVGLVYLLVNGLWPLFDNQAGAHLGGSLFDTLGTLQIYGWIALVNAVLLITWARYQQRKSRSFAQRRLPAPVVDDQGLSDSFKLTDERLDTLRQPGSKIIHNNQDGDISHVVAHFHLLSPELQPPPLAPLERPRVIHLPADRGSELARDGGVSASIDAG from the coding sequence ATGAAAATTATCAGGACCCGGCAAAGACCTTTTCTGGTGGTCATTGACGTTCTCTTCACTGTGCTGGCGTGGGTTGGGTTGGTGTATTTGTTGGTCAATGGCTTGTGGCCGCTGTTCGACAATCAGGCAGGCGCGCATCTGGGGGGATCGCTGTTCGACACCCTGGGGACCTTGCAGATCTACGGCTGGATCGCCTTGGTCAACGCGGTCCTCCTGATTACTTGGGCACGTTATCAGCAGCGCAAAAGCCGCAGCTTTGCCCAGCGGCGGTTGCCGGCACCGGTGGTGGACGATCAAGGCTTGAGCGACAGTTTCAAATTGACCGACGAGCGCCTGGACACCTTGCGCCAGCCTGGTTCGAAGATCATCCACAACAATCAGGATGGCGACATCAGCCACGTCGTGGCGCATTTCCATCTGCTGAGCCCGGAGTTGCAACCGCCGCCTCTCGCTCCACTGGAGCGCCCCCGGGTGATTCACCTGCCGGCCGATCGTGGGAGCGAGCTTGCTCGCGATGGCGGAGTGTCAGCCAGCATAGATGCCGGTTGA
- the pgaB gene encoding poly-beta-1,6-N-acetyl-D-glucosamine N-deacetylase PgaB — MPVISRFILLLGVLLISACAQQAPAFTSPSQRPLAANDAPWPKNHVLGIAYHDVEDRDPDQALVAVRTERLIEQLAWLRENNYQPVTVDQIITARNGGPELPPRAVLLSFDDGYSSFYTRVMPILRAYNWPAILAPVGSWVDTPLNQPVDFAGVPRKRSEFLTWEQIREVSKSGLVEIAAHTDANHKGVLANPQGNLQPAATTRRYDPATGRYESEADFQARQRKDVVAISEKIRKVAGYSPRVWVWPYGAADGTALQVIGSEGYQMALTLEDGLDSLNNLMSGPRFLVASDPDGAHFAESVVGVQTMDPLRVVHVDLDYVYDPDPVQQEANVGKLVQRIYDLGANTVFLQAFADPKGDGLVRSLYFPNRHLPVRADLFDRVAWQLKTRANTKVFAWMPVLSFALDSKLPRVQRWDPETGKTAIAPDQYVRLSPFDPNVRRVIGEVYEDLARMSSIDGVLYHDDAVFSDFEDAGPAALKVYAANGLPRSIAALRDDPATMQRWTRFKSRYLIDFTRELTAKVRAIRGPQVQTARNIFAEPMLNPESEAWFAQNLDDFLGAYNWTAPMAMPLMENQTLQQSGPWLERLVATVKARPGALKRTVFELQARDWHSQPARDIDGEQLADWMGRLKRQGVTSFGYYPDNFIEDQPAVKAVRPALSNKWNP, encoded by the coding sequence ATGCCCGTCATTTCGCGATTCATCCTTCTGCTGGGGGTCTTGCTGATCAGCGCTTGTGCCCAGCAAGCCCCGGCGTTCACATCGCCTTCGCAACGGCCGCTGGCGGCCAACGATGCTCCGTGGCCGAAGAACCATGTGCTCGGTATTGCCTACCACGATGTCGAGGACCGTGACCCGGACCAGGCGCTGGTGGCTGTGCGCACCGAACGTTTGATCGAACAGCTGGCGTGGCTGCGGGAAAATAACTATCAGCCGGTCACCGTGGACCAAATCATCACCGCTCGCAACGGCGGCCCGGAACTGCCACCGCGTGCGGTGCTGCTGAGTTTCGACGACGGTTACTCGAGCTTCTACACCCGGGTCATGCCGATTCTGCGCGCCTATAACTGGCCGGCGATATTGGCGCCGGTCGGTAGCTGGGTCGATACGCCGCTGAACCAACCGGTGGATTTTGCCGGGGTGCCGCGCAAGCGTTCCGAGTTTTTGACCTGGGAGCAGATTCGCGAGGTTTCGAAATCGGGCCTGGTAGAAATCGCCGCCCACACCGACGCCAATCACAAAGGTGTACTGGCCAACCCGCAAGGCAACCTGCAACCGGCGGCGACGACCCGGCGCTACGATCCCGCCACCGGTCGCTATGAAAGCGAAGCTGATTTCCAGGCTCGCCAGCGCAAGGACGTGGTGGCCATTTCCGAGAAAATCCGCAAGGTCGCCGGCTACAGTCCGCGGGTTTGGGTCTGGCCCTACGGTGCCGCCGATGGCACCGCGTTGCAGGTGATCGGCAGCGAAGGTTATCAAATGGCCCTGACCCTGGAAGATGGCCTGGACAGCCTCAATAACCTGATGAGCGGCCCACGTTTTCTGGTGGCCTCCGATCCGGATGGTGCGCACTTCGCCGAGAGCGTCGTCGGCGTGCAGACGATGGACCCGTTGCGGGTGGTCCATGTCGACCTGGACTACGTCTACGACCCGGACCCCGTGCAGCAAGAGGCCAACGTCGGCAAACTGGTCCAGCGCATCTACGACCTGGGCGCCAATACCGTATTCCTGCAAGCGTTCGCCGATCCGAAAGGCGACGGCCTGGTGCGCTCGCTGTATTTCCCCAACCGTCACTTGCCGGTACGGGCCGATCTGTTTGACCGAGTCGCGTGGCAGTTGAAAACCCGAGCCAACACCAAGGTTTTCGCTTGGATGCCCGTGCTCAGTTTTGCCCTCGATTCGAAGCTGCCGCGCGTACAGCGCTGGGATCCGGAAACCGGCAAGACGGCCATCGCCCCGGATCAATATGTACGTCTGTCGCCCTTCGACCCGAACGTACGGCGGGTCATCGGTGAGGTTTATGAAGACCTGGCGCGGATGAGCTCGATTGACGGCGTCCTGTACCATGACGACGCGGTGTTCTCCGACTTCGAAGATGCCGGCCCCGCCGCGTTGAAAGTCTATGCCGCCAACGGCTTGCCGAGGTCCATCGCCGCCTTGCGCGATGACCCGGCGACGATGCAACGCTGGACTCGCTTCAAGAGCCGCTACCTGATCGACTTTACCCGTGAACTCACCGCCAAGGTCCGGGCGATTCGCGGTCCGCAGGTGCAAACGGCGCGCAATATCTTTGCCGAGCCGATGCTCAATCCTGAAAGCGAAGCCTGGTTCGCCCAGAACCTGGACGACTTCCTCGGCGCCTACAACTGGACGGCCCCGATGGCCATGCCGTTGATGGAAAACCAGACCCTCCAGCAATCCGGTCCCTGGCTTGAGCGCCTGGTCGCCACCGTCAAGGCCCGCCCCGGTGCCCTCAAGCGCACGGTGTTCGAATTGCAGGCCCGCGACTGGCACAGCCAACCGGCCCGCGACATCGACGGCGAACAATTGGCTGACTGGATGGGGCGTCTCAAGCGCCAGGGCGTGACCAGTTTCGGCTACTACCCGGACAACTTCATCGAAGACCAGCCCGCGGTGAAAGCCGTGCGGCCGGCGCTCTCCAACAAGTGGAATCCTTGA
- a CDS encoding MFS transporter — protein MTATTHLPGDRFSRSDYKTLGLAALGGALEIYDFIIFVFFALTLSQLFFPPEMPDWLRLLQSFGIFATGYLARPLGGILMAHFADRLGRKRVFSLSILMMALPCLLIGVMPTYAQIGYFAPLLLLALRILQGAAVGGEVPSAWVFVAEHAPLHHRGYALGFLQAGLTFGYLLGALTATALARIYTPTEILDYAWRFPFLLGGVFGVIGVWLRRWLSETPIFMALQANRDGAAELPLRTVLRDHRHALLPAAILTCVLTSAVVVFVVITPTVMQKSFGMTPSHTFALSSLGIVFLNIGCVLAGLIVDRIGAWRTVMLYSLLLPVGIAVLYASLISGGAWLGLAYAVAGLGCGVVGAVPSVMVSLFPPKIRVSGISFTYNIAYALWASMTPLMLIALVPWSPWVCVGYCVVMGAVGVGAAAYFPGRHTRASQRSLACES, from the coding sequence ATGACTGCCACCACTCATCTGCCAGGCGACCGATTCAGTCGGTCCGATTACAAAACCCTGGGCCTCGCGGCCTTGGGAGGCGCGCTGGAGATTTATGATTTCATCATCTTCGTCTTCTTCGCCCTGACCCTCAGCCAGTTGTTCTTCCCGCCGGAAATGCCCGATTGGTTGCGCTTGCTGCAAAGCTTCGGGATTTTCGCCACCGGCTACCTGGCTCGGCCCTTGGGCGGCATTCTCATGGCGCATTTTGCCGATCGCCTGGGACGCAAGCGGGTGTTCAGCCTGAGCATCCTGATGATGGCCTTGCCCTGCCTGCTCATCGGCGTCATGCCGACTTACGCGCAAATCGGCTATTTCGCCCCGTTGCTGTTGCTGGCGTTGCGCATTCTGCAGGGCGCGGCGGTGGGCGGGGAGGTCCCCAGTGCCTGGGTGTTCGTGGCCGAACATGCGCCGCTGCATCATCGCGGCTACGCCCTCGGCTTCCTCCAGGCCGGCCTGACCTTCGGCTACTTGCTGGGTGCCCTGACCGCCACAGCGCTGGCACGAATCTATACGCCGACGGAAATTCTTGATTACGCCTGGCGCTTCCCATTCCTGCTGGGCGGCGTCTTCGGGGTGATTGGTGTCTGGCTGCGCCGCTGGCTGAGCGAAACGCCGATTTTCATGGCCCTGCAAGCCAATCGCGACGGCGCGGCGGAACTGCCGCTGCGCACGGTCCTGCGGGACCACCGGCACGCTTTGCTGCCCGCCGCCATCCTCACCTGCGTGCTGACCTCCGCCGTGGTGGTGTTTGTGGTCATCACCCCGACCGTGATGCAAAAAAGCTTCGGCATGACCCCCAGCCACACCTTCGCCCTGAGCAGCCTGGGCATCGTCTTCCTGAACATCGGTTGCGTGCTGGCCGGCCTCATCGTCGACCGCATCGGCGCCTGGCGTACCGTCATGCTCTACAGCCTGTTGCTGCCGGTGGGCATCGCCGTGCTCTATGCGAGCCTGATCAGCGGCGGCGCCTGGCTGGGCCTGGCCTACGCCGTGGCCGGCCTGGGTTGCGGGGTGGTCGGCGCGGTGCCTTCGGTGATGGTCAGCCTGTTCCCGCCGAAAATCCGCGTGTCCGGCATCTCGTTTACCTACAACATCGCCTACGCCTTGTGGGCGAGCATGACGCCGTTGATGCTGATTGCGCTGGTGCCGTGGAGCCCGTGGGTGTGCGTGGGGTATTGCGTGGTGATGGGGGCGGTGGGTGTGGGGGCGGCGGCGTATTTTCCAGGACGGCATACGAGGGCTTCGCAGCGTTCGTTGGCGTGTGAATCCTGA
- a CDS encoding NADH:ubiquinone oxidoreductase subunit N: MKNPYAPGFWCATAALMLLSATYFYGVMLTHQIDKALLFLDSAAALIGVISIAIVAWASLQGQRIKKKHLEQGKTLVLIWDTKVALRRVETVFDRYFWGSYWQPGRTFQEVMGELTGTPLEKSLEALKTQCAALDKQVTQDGWHWLNNARELCDVANAMARERYQLDFCDSRTDSSGAAVINRDFEVLVYTWTARLKTFDHQLDEIEVQYS, encoded by the coding sequence ATGAAAAACCCTTATGCTCCCGGCTTCTGGTGCGCTACTGCAGCGTTGATGCTGCTTTCAGCCACCTATTTCTACGGCGTCATGCTCACCCACCAGATCGACAAGGCGCTACTGTTCCTGGACAGCGCAGCTGCGTTGATCGGCGTGATCTCTATCGCAATCGTGGCCTGGGCATCGCTTCAGGGCCAACGCATCAAGAAAAAACATCTTGAGCAAGGCAAGACGCTGGTCCTGATCTGGGACACCAAGGTCGCGCTGCGGCGTGTCGAAACGGTCTTTGATCGTTATTTCTGGGGCAGCTACTGGCAGCCTGGCCGCACGTTCCAGGAAGTCATGGGCGAGCTCACCGGTACCCCGCTGGAAAAAAGCCTCGAAGCACTCAAGACCCAATGCGCAGCCTTGGACAAGCAAGTCACCCAAGACGGCTGGCATTGGCTCAACAACGCCCGTGAGCTCTGTGACGTCGCCAATGCCATGGCCCGGGAGCGTTACCAACTGGACTTCTGCGATTCGCGCACAGATTCATCAGGTGCAGCGGTGATCAACCGCGATTTTGAAGTGCTGGTGTACACCTGGACGGCGCGGCTGAAGACGTTCGACCACCAACTCGACGAGATTGAAGTCCAATATTCGTAG
- a CDS encoding YdgA family protein, giving the protein MNKSASVLLGIVVVIGAVSAGGAWYTGTKLEGVLQTTIADSNKQMQTALAGSNSTSSIELVSLDRGTFSSTAHYRLKGEGEIFGAEPIELLFVDRIEHGPLPFSRLVTLKWLPVMATSHSELERNPLTEKWFAAAKDKSPLKGVVNLGYDKSINGSYELLPLDTKLDEQSQLTFSGLKIDLAASAQAQKIKADGYMDSFKLTTVAEDQTPVQVEVNGLTLASNLSKSSYGYYMGDNTLLLSSVKSTFGEPKSVLGLKNFEMKNNSTENGTSASGRADYKIGELSFNDKTIGSAQMAVSLKNLDIPATMSLMQVYQTKLQPYEKAAAEAAAAGEPAPELNLTEAEEAQVKADLEKLLAGGPQVALENLSFNTTNGESRASLVVDLAKPQSMDLPPDELGRQLLALLDFNLKVSKPMLVDLMTVQAQMEGQTDAKLIADQATATSDMFSAMAVGTELATLEGNDVVTKLHYANNQVDFNGQKMTVEQFTAFVMSKLGGGVAVQ; this is encoded by the coding sequence ATGAATAAATCAGCAAGCGTACTTCTTGGAATCGTTGTGGTTATCGGTGCAGTCAGTGCAGGTGGCGCCTGGTACACCGGCACGAAGCTCGAAGGAGTGCTGCAAACCACTATTGCCGATAGCAACAAACAGATGCAAACGGCCTTGGCCGGGTCCAATAGCACCTCTTCAATCGAGCTGGTTTCCCTGGATCGTGGGACTTTCAGCAGCACCGCTCATTATCGCCTCAAGGGCGAAGGCGAGATATTTGGCGCAGAGCCAATCGAGCTGCTCTTTGTCGACAGGATCGAGCACGGCCCACTGCCATTCTCGCGTCTGGTGACGCTCAAATGGCTGCCGGTCATGGCCACGAGCCACAGCGAGCTTGAGCGCAATCCGCTGACTGAAAAGTGGTTTGCCGCCGCCAAGGACAAATCGCCGCTCAAAGGTGTGGTCAACCTGGGTTACGACAAGTCCATCAATGGCAGCTACGAGTTGCTGCCGTTGGATACCAAGCTCGATGAGCAATCCCAGCTTACCTTCTCCGGTCTGAAAATCGACTTGGCCGCCAGTGCCCAGGCCCAGAAGATCAAGGCCGACGGTTACATGGACAGCTTCAAGCTGACCACCGTCGCCGAAGACCAGACTCCGGTGCAGGTTGAGGTGAACGGCCTGACGCTGGCCAGCAACCTGAGCAAAAGCTCGTACGGTTACTACATGGGTGATAACACCCTGCTGCTGAGCAGCGTCAAGAGCACCTTTGGTGAGCCAAAATCGGTGCTGGGCCTGAAGAACTTCGAGATGAAGAACAACAGCACCGAGAACGGCACCAGCGCTTCGGGACGTGCTGATTACAAGATCGGTGAGTTGTCGTTCAACGATAAGACCATCGGTTCGGCACAAATGGCAGTCAGCCTGAAGAATCTGGACATCCCTGCCACGATGTCGCTGATGCAGGTTTACCAGACCAAACTGCAGCCTTACGAGAAAGCCGCTGCCGAAGCTGCGGCAGCTGGCGAACCAGCTCCAGAGTTGAACCTGACCGAGGCTGAAGAGGCCCAGGTCAAGGCCGATCTGGAAAAACTCCTGGCCGGCGGTCCACAAGTGGCGCTGGAAAACCTGTCGTTCAATACCACCAACGGTGAAAGCCGTGCGAGCCTGGTCGTCGATTTGGCCAAGCCGCAATCGATGGATCTGCCACCTGATGAGCTGGGTCGTCAGTTGCTCGCCCTGCTGGATTTCAACCTGAAAGTGTCCAAGCCGATGCTGGTGGATCTGATGACCGTACAGGCGCAGATGGAAGGTCAGACTGACGCCAAACTGATCGCCGATCAGGCCACCGCCACCAGCGATATGTTCAGCGCCATGGCAGTGGGTACAGAGCTGGCGACACTTGAAGGCAACGATGTGGTGACCAAACTGCATTACGCCAACAATCAGGTCGATTTCAACGGCCAGAAGATGACAGTTGAGCAATTCACCGCGTTCGTCATGAGCAAGCTTGGCGGCGGCGTCGCCGTTCAGTAA